The following are encoded together in the Mammaliicoccus vitulinus genome:
- a CDS encoding NAD-dependent epimerase/dehydratase family protein produces the protein MKSIVITGSNGFVGKNLKFDLKQTTDYQILEISRNTSIEERNEYLTKADCIVHLAGVNRPVHESEFYEGNVSLLNEMLDSIKDNPNKPSIILSSSIQANADNSYGKSKNEAENLLKDFSKNNGNKVYIYQLPNLFGKWCKPNYNSVIATFCHNIAHGKEISVNDREIMLSLNYIDDVIAEIKRAIEDKPTIIDGKVEVPNVYKVSLGKISDLIVSFKETREKRTLPNLDDSFEKALYSTYLSYLPKNEFSYPLKMHIDERGSFTEFLKTPDRGQVSVNVSKPGIVKGNHWHHTKNEKFLVVSGKGVIRFRLPESDEIIEYHVSGDNLEVVDIPVGYTHNIENLGTENMVTIMWVNEMFDPENPDTYFLEV, from the coding sequence ATGAAATCAATCGTCATAACTGGTTCAAATGGCTTTGTAGGAAAAAATTTAAAGTTTGATTTAAAGCAAACGACTGATTATCAAATACTTGAAATATCAAGAAATACTTCTATTGAAGAGAGAAATGAATATTTAACTAAAGCAGACTGTATTGTTCATTTAGCAGGTGTAAACAGACCAGTACATGAAAGTGAATTCTATGAAGGAAACGTGTCACTTTTAAATGAAATGTTAGATTCAATTAAGGACAATCCTAATAAACCTTCAATTATTTTATCATCTTCCATTCAAGCAAACGCTGATAATTCATATGGAAAAAGTAAAAATGAAGCAGAAAACTTATTAAAAGATTTTTCTAAAAATAATGGGAATAAAGTTTATATTTATCAATTACCGAATTTATTTGGTAAATGGTGTAAACCTAATTATAATTCGGTCATTGCAACATTTTGTCACAATATTGCTCATGGCAAAGAAATAAGCGTGAATGATAGAGAAATCATGTTATCACTGAATTATATTGACGATGTTATTGCTGAAATCAAGAGAGCAATTGAAGATAAACCTACTATTATTGATGGAAAAGTAGAAGTTCCGAATGTATATAAAGTAAGCTTAGGAAAAATTAGTGATTTAATAGTGTCATTTAAAGAAACAAGAGAAAAAAGAACTTTACCAAATTTAGATGATTCCTTTGAAAAAGCTTTATATAGTACTTATTTAAGTTATTTACCTAAAAATGAATTTAGTTATCCACTTAAAATGCACATTGACGAAAGAGGATCCTTTACAGAGTTTCTCAAAACGCCAGATAGAGGCCAAGTATCTGTCAATGTTTCAAAACCAGGCATAGTTAAAGGAAATCACTGGCATCACACTAAAAATGAAAAGTTCCTTGTCGTATCTGGTAAAGGTGTTATTAGATTTAGATTACCTGAATCAGATGAAATTATAGAATATCATGTGTCAGGGGATAACTTAGAAGTAGTAGATATTCCAGTAGGCTATACACATAATATTGAAAACTTAGGTACAGAAAACATGGTAACGATCATGTGGGTTAATGAGATGTTTGATCCAGAAAACCCTGACACATATTTCTTGGAGGTTTAA
- a CDS encoding nucleoside-diphosphate sugar epimerase/dehydratase: MFKGKTILITGGTGSFGNAVMERFLHTDIKEIRVFSRDEKKQDDLRKKYNNDKLKFYIGDVRDVVSVESAMRGVDFVFHAAALKQVPSCEFFPIEAVKTNILGTENVVQSAIRANVKKVICLSTDKAAYPINAMGISKAMMEKVFVAKSRNVDKDQTLICGTRYGNVMASRGSVIPLFIEKIKNNEPLTVTDPNMTRYLMSLEEAVELVIHAFKHAETGDIMVQKSPASTVGDLAQALLELFEAKNEIKIIGTRHGEKQAETLLTREEYAQAEDMGNYYRVPADSRDLNYSNYFEDGSKEITEAFEYNSDNTYLLSVEEIKEKLLSLDLVKNELNNHKNKA, from the coding sequence ATGTTTAAAGGGAAAACAATATTAATTACTGGTGGAACTGGATCATTTGGAAATGCAGTGATGGAGAGATTTCTACATACTGATATTAAAGAAATTAGAGTATTTTCAAGAGATGAAAAGAAACAAGATGATTTAAGAAAAAAATATAATAATGATAAATTGAAGTTTTATATAGGTGATGTTCGAGATGTTGTTAGTGTAGAAAGTGCTATGAGAGGCGTTGATTTTGTCTTTCATGCCGCTGCTTTAAAACAGGTTCCTTCTTGTGAATTTTTCCCAATAGAAGCTGTTAAAACAAATATATTAGGTACAGAAAATGTTGTGCAATCTGCAATAAGAGCTAATGTAAAGAAAGTAATTTGTCTTTCTACAGATAAAGCTGCCTATCCAATCAATGCTATGGGTATTTCTAAAGCGATGATGGAAAAAGTGTTTGTTGCAAAATCTAGAAATGTGGATAAAGATCAAACATTAATTTGTGGAACAAGATATGGGAATGTTATGGCTTCAAGAGGATCTGTAATTCCTTTGTTTATTGAAAAAATCAAAAATAATGAACCATTAACAGTTACAGATCCTAATATGACAAGATATTTAATGAGTTTAGAAGAAGCTGTTGAATTAGTGATACATGCTTTCAAACATGCTGAAACTGGAGATATCATGGTTCAAAAATCACCTGCTTCTACAGTTGGTGATTTAGCACAAGCGCTATTAGAACTTTTTGAAGCGAAAAATGAAATTAAAATAATTGGTACAAGACACGGTGAAAAACAAGCTGAAACACTACTTACTAGAGAAGAATATGCTCAAGCAGAAGACATGGGTAATTATTACAGAGTTCCTGCGGATTCTAGAGACTTAAATTATAGTAATTATTTTGAAGATGGTAGTAAAGAAATAACAGAAGCGTTTGAGTATAACTCAGATAACACTTATCTGCTTTCAGTAGAGGAAATTAAAGAAAAATTACTCTCACTAGATCTCGTGAAAAATGAACTCAATAATCATAAAAATAAAGCTTAA